One Mycolicibacterium parafortuitum DNA segment encodes these proteins:
- a CDS encoding KasA/KasB family beta-ketoacyl-ACP synthase, with protein sequence MTKFPNAFPNVVVTGVAMTTALGTDAESTWQALLDGRSGIRLLQDSFVEEFDLPVRIGGHLLETFDEKLTPEENYNLSYVQRMAVVLSRRVWENAGSPDVDPNRLAVSIGTGMGGIEELAFAYDHLREGRLDEVNPTTVQQYAPSGPSAAVAVERHARAGVLAPVSACASGSEGIAQAWRQIIFGDADVAICGGVEARIEAVPIAGFAQMRIVMSTNNDDPEGACRPFDKDRDGFVFGEGGALLVIETEEHAKARGAKILGRLMGASITSDGFHMVAPDPNGERAGYAMSHAVELAGLTSSDIDHVNAHATGTTVGDVAESIAINKALGGHKPAVYAPKGALGHSVGAVGAVESILTLLALRDGVIPATRNLRNLDPEIDLDVVSGEPRRGHYEYAINNSFGFGGHNVSLVFGRA encoded by the coding sequence ATGACGAAATTTCCGAATGCGTTTCCGAACGTGGTGGTGACCGGTGTCGCCATGACCACGGCGCTGGGCACCGACGCCGAGTCGACGTGGCAGGCCCTGCTGGACGGGCGCAGCGGTATCCGTCTGCTGCAGGACTCCTTCGTCGAGGAGTTCGACCTGCCGGTTCGGATCGGCGGGCACCTGTTGGAGACGTTCGACGAGAAGCTGACCCCGGAAGAGAACTACAACCTGTCGTACGTGCAGCGGATGGCCGTCGTCCTCAGCCGCAGGGTGTGGGAGAACGCCGGGTCACCCGACGTCGACCCGAACCGGTTGGCCGTGTCGATCGGCACCGGCATGGGCGGTATCGAGGAGCTCGCGTTCGCCTACGACCATCTGCGCGAAGGCCGGCTCGACGAGGTCAACCCGACGACGGTGCAGCAATACGCGCCCAGCGGCCCGTCGGCGGCGGTCGCCGTCGAACGGCACGCCCGGGCGGGTGTGCTGGCCCCGGTCTCGGCGTGCGCGTCGGGCTCCGAGGGCATCGCGCAGGCGTGGCGGCAGATCATCTTCGGTGACGCCGACGTCGCGATCTGCGGCGGCGTGGAAGCCCGCATCGAGGCCGTGCCGATCGCCGGCTTCGCGCAGATGCGCATCGTGATGTCGACGAACAACGACGACCCCGAGGGTGCGTGCCGCCCGTTCGACAAGGACCGCGACGGGTTCGTGTTCGGTGAGGGCGGGGCGCTGCTGGTCATCGAGACCGAGGAGCACGCCAAAGCGCGCGGGGCGAAGATCCTGGGACGCCTGATGGGGGCCAGCATCACCTCCGACGGCTTCCACATGGTCGCCCCCGATCCGAACGGTGAACGTGCCGGCTACGCGATGTCCCACGCGGTCGAGCTGGCCGGGTTGACGTCCAGCGACATCGACCACGTCAACGCGCACGCCACCGGCACCACCGTCGGCGACGTGGCCGAGAGCATCGCGATCAACAAGGCGCTGGGCGGGCACAAACCGGCCGTGTACGCGCCCAAGGGCGCGCTCGGCCACTCGGTGGGCGCGGTGGGTGCCGTCGAGTCGATCCTGACGTTGCTGGCCTTGCGCGACGGGGTCATCCCGGCGACGCGCAATCTGCGCAACCTCGATCCGGAGATCGACCTCGATGTCGTCAGCGGCGAGCCCCGGCGCGGGCATTACGAGTACGCGATCAACAACTCATTCGGCTTCGGCGGCCACAACGTGTCGCTGGTGTTCGGGCGCGCGTGA
- a CDS encoding amidohydrolase family protein — MAAEKYEYGIDFDAVEALDFHTHVEVDSHGHHAYDEVLVEATAKYFKMADGPAATVDALADLYRRHNSAAVVFTIDARHGMRHAPNSIEDLVAGAARNNDVLIPFGSVDPLQGRRAVHRVHELVRDYGVKGFKFHPSMQAFEPNDRAYYPIYHAVAEAGVPALFHTGQTGMGAGLPGGHGIKLRYSDPMLLDDVAADFPELTIVMAHPAVPWVDSQIAIAGHKANVFIDLSGWSPKYFPPQLVHAMGRQLRDKVLFGTDFPYIQLDRWRRDFDTLDVDPAVLPLVYKQNALRVLGLTS; from the coding sequence GTGGCGGCCGAAAAGTACGAGTACGGAATCGATTTCGACGCCGTCGAGGCGCTCGACTTCCACACCCACGTGGAGGTCGACAGCCACGGCCACCACGCCTACGACGAGGTGCTCGTCGAGGCGACCGCCAAGTACTTCAAGATGGCCGACGGCCCGGCCGCCACCGTCGATGCCCTCGCCGACCTGTACCGCCGCCACAACAGCGCCGCGGTGGTGTTCACCATCGACGCCCGGCACGGGATGCGGCACGCGCCGAACTCGATCGAGGATCTGGTCGCCGGCGCCGCCCGCAACAACGACGTGCTCATCCCGTTCGGCAGTGTGGACCCGTTGCAGGGCCGCCGCGCTGTGCACCGGGTACACGAGCTCGTCCGCGATTACGGGGTCAAAGGTTTCAAGTTCCACCCGAGCATGCAGGCATTCGAGCCGAACGACCGGGCGTACTACCCGATCTACCACGCGGTCGCCGAAGCCGGGGTGCCTGCGCTTTTCCACACCGGCCAGACGGGGATGGGGGCCGGGCTGCCGGGCGGGCACGGCATCAAACTGCGCTACAGCGATCCGATGCTGCTCGACGACGTCGCCGCCGACTTCCCGGAGCTGACCATCGTGATGGCACACCCCGCGGTGCCGTGGGTGGACTCCCAGATCGCCATCGCGGGCCACAAAGCGAACGTTTTCATCGACCTTTCCGGCTGGAGCCCGAAGTATTTCCCGCCGCAACTGGTGCATGCGATGGGTAGGCAGTTGCGGGACAAGGTGTTGTTCGGGACCGACTTCCCGTACATCCAGCTCGACCGGTGGCGGCGCGACTTCGACACGCTCGACGTCGATCCGGCTGTCCTTCCGCTGGTCTACAAACAGAACGCGCTGCGCGTGCTCGGTCTGACGTCCTAG
- a CDS encoding cyclopropane mycolic acid synthase family methyltransferase: MTRRTAEPPSGDDMTPHFEEVQAHYDLSDEFFGLFQDPSRTYSCAYYERDDMTLAEAQVAKIDLALGKLNLEPGMTLLDIGCGWGSVLRRAIEKYDVNVIGLTLSRNQCKFAQELLDGVDTERSRRIMLRGWEQFDEPVDRIISIEAIEAFPQERYAPFFKMCSSVLPSGGRFLLQAILGHPLKKWPELGIPIVMSDLKFMRFIAKEIFPGGSVPGEENIVELSAEAGFTLEQTQFLNKDYARTLDTWAEALEAHHDEAVAATSEEVYQRYMKYLTGCSDFFQRGISELGQFTLVKA; encoded by the coding sequence ATGACCAGGAGAACGGCGGAGCCCCCCTCGGGTGACGACATGACGCCTCACTTCGAGGAAGTACAGGCGCATTACGACCTCTCCGACGAGTTCTTCGGCCTCTTCCAGGATCCGTCCCGCACCTACAGCTGCGCCTATTACGAGCGCGACGACATGACACTGGCCGAGGCTCAGGTCGCCAAGATCGACCTGGCGCTGGGCAAACTGAACCTCGAACCGGGGATGACGTTGCTCGACATCGGCTGTGGGTGGGGTTCGGTGCTGCGCCGCGCCATCGAGAAGTACGACGTCAACGTGATCGGGCTGACGTTGAGCCGCAATCAGTGCAAGTTCGCCCAGGAGTTGCTCGACGGTGTGGACACCGAGCGGTCGCGCCGGATCATGCTGCGCGGTTGGGAACAGTTCGACGAACCGGTCGACCGCATCATCAGCATCGAGGCGATCGAGGCCTTCCCGCAGGAGCGCTACGCGCCGTTCTTCAAGATGTGCAGCAGCGTGTTGCCCTCCGGCGGACGCTTCCTGCTGCAGGCCATCCTCGGCCACCCACTGAAGAAGTGGCCCGAACTGGGCATCCCGATCGTGATGTCGGACCTGAAGTTCATGCGGTTCATCGCCAAGGAGATCTTCCCGGGCGGATCGGTGCCCGGCGAGGAGAACATCGTCGAACTGTCCGCCGAGGCCGGGTTCACGCTGGAGCAGACGCAATTCCTGAACAAGGACTACGCGCGCACGCTCGACACCTGGGCCGAGGCGCTCGAAGCCCACCACGACGAGGCCGTCGCCGCCACCTCCGAAGAGGTCTACCAGCGGTACATGAAGTACCTGACCGGCTGCAGCGACTTCTTCCAGCGCGGGATCAGCGAGCTGGGACAGTTCACGCTCGTCAAGGCGTGA
- a CDS encoding DUF2945 domain-containing protein gives MSDENFAKGDKVSWRSHGRTVEGTVEEKITADTEAAGRTVRASEEEPQYRVRSDGSGRDAVHKPSALKKA, from the coding sequence GTGAGCGACGAAAATTTCGCGAAAGGCGACAAGGTCAGCTGGCGAAGCCACGGCCGCACCGTCGAAGGCACCGTCGAGGAGAAGATCACCGCCGACACCGAGGCAGCTGGGCGGACCGTGCGGGCGTCCGAGGAGGAGCCGCAGTACCGGGTGCGCAGCGACGGGAGCGGCCGCGACGCCGTGCACAAGCCGTCGGCGCTGAAGAAGGCCTGA
- a CDS encoding carotenoid oxygenase family protein encodes MSISTHPEVVGKFLSTLPEDDDHPYRTGPWRPQTTEWDHDDLPVVEGRIPTDLDGVYLRNTENPLHPALKYYHPFDGDGMLHIVGFRDGKAFYRNRFVRTDGVAAEDEAGGPLWPGIAEPIEAAKVDYGWGARTLMKDASSTDVIVHRGVALTSHYQCGDLYKIDPCSGDALGKEDWNGGFPNDWGVSAHPKVDDHTGELLFFNYSKQAPFMRYGVVSAAGDVVHNVDVPLPGPRLPHDMAFTENYVILNDFPLFWDASLLEHNIHLPRFHRDVPSRFAVVPRRGDSSQIMWFETDPTYVLHFPNAYEDGDEIVLDGFFQGDPEPTEGVDNGMSGKYRQIFRSLSLDGMQTRLHRWRFNLKTGQAREERLSDSLTEFGMINPGYAGRPYRYTYAATGKPGWFLFDGLVKHDLHTGAEQRYTFEDGVFGSETAMAPRVGGSGEDDGYLVTLTTDMNTDASYCLVFDAARVGDGPVVKLQLPERISSGTHSTWAPGSDLPRWRESDSAAGAIGL; translated from the coding sequence ATGAGCATCAGCACCCATCCCGAGGTCGTCGGAAAGTTCCTGTCGACGCTGCCCGAGGACGACGACCACCCGTACCGCACCGGGCCGTGGCGTCCGCAGACCACCGAATGGGACCACGATGACCTGCCCGTCGTCGAAGGCCGGATCCCGACCGATCTCGACGGGGTCTACCTGCGCAACACCGAGAACCCGCTGCACCCGGCGTTGAAGTACTACCACCCGTTCGACGGTGACGGCATGCTGCACATCGTCGGGTTCCGGGACGGAAAGGCGTTCTATCGCAACCGATTCGTGCGCACCGACGGCGTGGCCGCGGAGGACGAGGCCGGCGGCCCGCTCTGGCCCGGTATCGCCGAGCCCATCGAAGCGGCCAAAGTCGACTACGGCTGGGGCGCACGGACCTTGATGAAGGACGCGTCGTCGACCGATGTGATCGTTCATCGCGGTGTGGCGCTGACCAGTCACTACCAGTGCGGCGACCTGTACAAGATCGACCCGTGTTCGGGCGACGCGCTCGGCAAGGAGGACTGGAACGGCGGCTTCCCGAACGACTGGGGAGTGTCCGCGCATCCGAAGGTCGACGACCACACCGGCGAACTGCTGTTCTTCAACTACAGCAAGCAGGCGCCGTTCATGCGCTACGGCGTGGTCAGCGCCGCCGGCGACGTGGTGCACAACGTCGACGTCCCGCTGCCCGGCCCACGCCTGCCGCACGACATGGCCTTCACCGAGAACTACGTGATCCTCAACGACTTTCCGTTGTTCTGGGACGCGTCGCTGCTCGAGCACAACATCCACCTTCCGCGGTTCCACCGCGATGTGCCGTCGCGTTTCGCGGTGGTCCCCCGCCGCGGCGACTCGTCGCAGATCATGTGGTTCGAGACCGACCCGACCTACGTGCTGCACTTCCCGAACGCCTACGAGGACGGCGATGAGATCGTGCTCGACGGGTTCTTCCAGGGCGACCCCGAACCCACCGAGGGCGTCGACAACGGGATGAGCGGAAAGTACCGCCAGATCTTTCGCAGTCTGTCGCTGGACGGCATGCAGACCCGGCTGCACCGCTGGCGTTTCAACCTCAAGACCGGACAGGCCCGTGAGGAACGACTGTCGGACAGTCTCACCGAGTTCGGCATGATCAACCCCGGGTACGCGGGGCGGCCGTACCGCTACACCTACGCGGCCACCGGCAAGCCCGGCTGGTTCCTGTTCGACGGGCTCGTCAAACACGACCTGCACACCGGCGCCGAGCAGAGGTACACGTTCGAGGACGGCGTGTTCGGCAGTGAGACGGCCATGGCGCCCCGCGTCGGCGGCTCGGGCGAGGACGACGGCTACCTCGTCACCCTCACCACCGACATGAACACCGACGCGTCCTACTGCCTGGTGTTCGACGCCGCCCGGGTCGGCGACGGCCCGGTGGTCAAACTGCAACTGCCGGAGCGCATCTCCAGCGGAACCCACTCCACGTGGGCACCGGGATCGGATCTCCCGCGGTGGCGCGAGAGCGACTCCGCTGCCGGCGCGATCGGCCTGTAG
- a CDS encoding acetyl-CoA acetyltransferase translates to MSSTDDIWILGGYQSDFARNYEREGLDFADLTREVVTETLQNAKIDAAEIGVVHVANAFGELFTHQGHLGAMPATVVDGLWDVPASRHEAACASGSVATLAAIADLRSGAYPSALVVGVELEKTVPGDTATSILGAAAWTGHEGQDAQYMWPHMFNAVAAEYDRRYGLDETHLRAIADLNFTSARANPLAQTREWSVPSPPPADDTLNPVVDGVLRRLDCSQLTDGGAGIVLVSDTWLKDHPTARPIGRIEGWGHRTVGLGLHQKLKHSAAGPYVFPHVRAAVLDAFGRARVTLDDVHGFEVHDCFTPSEYLAIDHIGLTEPGLSWQAIEHGEIAIGGRLPINPSGGLIGGGHPVGASGVRMLLDAARQVSGTAGEYQVENAKTFGTLNFGGSTATTVSFVVGSAR, encoded by the coding sequence GTGAGCTCCACCGACGACATCTGGATCCTGGGTGGCTACCAGAGCGACTTTGCCCGCAACTACGAGCGCGAGGGCCTGGATTTCGCCGACCTGACCCGCGAGGTCGTGACTGAGACGCTGCAGAACGCGAAAATCGACGCCGCCGAGATCGGCGTCGTGCACGTCGCCAATGCGTTCGGGGAACTGTTCACCCACCAGGGACATCTCGGTGCCATGCCTGCCACCGTCGTCGACGGGCTGTGGGACGTGCCGGCGTCCCGGCACGAGGCCGCGTGCGCATCCGGCAGCGTGGCGACCCTGGCGGCGATCGCCGATCTGCGCTCCGGGGCGTACCCGAGCGCGCTGGTCGTCGGCGTCGAGCTGGAGAAGACGGTGCCGGGCGACACCGCGACGTCGATCCTGGGTGCTGCGGCGTGGACCGGACACGAGGGCCAGGACGCCCAATACATGTGGCCGCACATGTTCAACGCGGTCGCCGCCGAATACGACCGCCGCTACGGCCTGGACGAGACGCACCTGCGTGCCATCGCCGACCTGAACTTCACCAGCGCCCGCGCCAACCCGCTTGCCCAGACCAGGGAGTGGTCGGTGCCGTCCCCGCCGCCCGCCGACGATACCCTCAACCCCGTCGTCGACGGTGTTCTTCGCCGGCTGGACTGCAGCCAGCTGACCGACGGTGGCGCAGGCATCGTCCTGGTCAGCGACACCTGGCTCAAGGACCACCCGACCGCGCGGCCGATCGGGCGCATCGAGGGCTGGGGGCACCGCACCGTCGGGCTGGGCCTGCACCAGAAGCTCAAGCACTCCGCCGCGGGCCCCTACGTGTTCCCGCACGTCCGCGCCGCGGTGCTGGACGCGTTCGGCCGGGCCCGGGTGACCCTGGACGACGTACACGGTTTCGAGGTGCACGACTGCTTCACCCCCAGCGAGTACCTGGCGATCGACCACATCGGACTGACCGAACCAGGCCTGTCCTGGCAGGCGATCGAGCACGGCGAGATCGCGATCGGCGGTCGACTGCCCATCAACCCCAGCGGCGGACTGATCGGCGGCGGCCACCCGGTCGGGGCCTCCGGGGTGCGGATGCTGCTCGACGCGGCGCGGCAGGTCAGCGGCACCGCCGGCGAATACCAGGTCGAGAACGCGAAAACGTTCGGCACGTTGAACTTCGGCGGCAGCACCGCCACCACCGTCAGTTTCGTCGTCGGCAGCGCACGCTGA
- a CDS encoding cupin domain-containing protein, giving the protein MSDLPEWARRLDLSPHPEGGWFRETWRSDLTVPQSVLPPDYSGSRSAGTAILFLLMPGQQSAWHTVRSAELWLYHSGGPLLLEVGQHQESAETHLLGADILAGESPQFVVPPGHWQRARPRDDQPCLVSCVVVPGFDFADFALGAPTD; this is encoded by the coding sequence ATGAGCGATCTTCCCGAATGGGCGCGTCGGCTCGACCTCTCCCCTCACCCCGAGGGCGGATGGTTTCGGGAGACCTGGCGCAGCGACCTGACCGTGCCGCAGTCGGTGCTGCCGCCCGACTACTCCGGCAGCCGCAGCGCGGGAACCGCGATCCTTTTCCTTCTCATGCCGGGGCAGCAGTCGGCCTGGCACACGGTGCGCAGCGCCGAGCTGTGGCTGTACCACTCGGGTGGCCCGCTCCTCCTCGAGGTGGGACAACACCAGGAGTCCGCGGAAACGCATCTGCTGGGCGCCGACATCCTCGCCGGCGAGAGCCCGCAATTCGTGGTGCCGCCGGGGCATTGGCAGCGGGCTCGCCCCCGTGACGACCAACCGTGTCTGGTCAGCTGCGTCGTCGTGCCCGGATTCGACTTCGCCGACTTCGCGCTCGGCGCCCCTACCGACTGA
- a CDS encoding Hsp20/alpha crystallin family protein, producing the protein MLRFDPFSDFDALTRGLVASQTGTNRAPRFMPMDLCKVDDHYVLTADLPGVDPGSVDVNVDNGMLTISAHRTARSEDSAQWLASERFYGTYRRQLTLGDGIDTSAISATYENGVLTVTIPVAEKAKPRKIEINHAGSQTSIEATTVDAG; encoded by the coding sequence GTGCTTCGCTTTGATCCATTCAGTGATTTCGACGCCCTGACCCGAGGCCTCGTCGCGAGCCAGACCGGAACCAACCGCGCACCGCGCTTCATGCCGATGGATCTGTGCAAGGTCGACGACCACTACGTACTGACCGCCGACCTGCCAGGTGTCGATCCCGGGTCGGTCGACGTGAACGTCGACAACGGCATGCTGACGATTTCGGCGCACCGCACCGCGCGTTCCGAAGACTCCGCTCAATGGCTGGCCAGTGAACGCTTCTACGGCACCTACCGTCGTCAGCTCACGCTCGGCGACGGCATCGACACCTCGGCGATTTCGGCCACCTACGAGAACGGCGTGCTCACGGTGACGATCCCGGTCGCCGAGAAGGCCAAGCCGCGCAAGATCGAGATCAACCACGCCGGGTCGCAGACGTCGATCGAAGCGACGACCGTCGACGCCGGGTGA
- a CDS encoding GNAT family N-acetyltransferase, producing the protein MSGFVPPVTLTGRRWVSLEPLVREHLPEIEAAAADGELGGLWFTAAPRAGAAADWLEVRMAAQSPDTGLTFVVRGRDGALIGSSSYLNVDGPNRRLEIGATWYVDAVRRTGVNSETKLLMLAHAFDELNCVAVEFRTHFFNSVSRAAIERLGAKLDGVLRSHQLLPDGSRRDTVVYSILDIEWPAVRSNLEFQLDRHG; encoded by the coding sequence ATGAGCGGTTTCGTGCCGCCCGTCACCCTGACGGGGCGGCGCTGGGTGTCGCTGGAACCTCTTGTCCGCGAGCACCTTCCGGAGATCGAGGCGGCAGCCGCCGACGGTGAGCTCGGCGGGCTCTGGTTCACCGCCGCGCCGAGGGCCGGCGCGGCCGCCGACTGGCTCGAGGTGAGAATGGCGGCGCAGTCGCCGGACACCGGACTGACGTTCGTGGTTCGGGGCCGCGACGGTGCGCTGATCGGGTCGTCGAGCTACCTGAACGTCGACGGCCCGAACCGGCGACTGGAGATCGGCGCCACCTGGTATGTCGACGCGGTGCGGCGCACCGGTGTCAACTCCGAGACGAAGCTACTGATGCTGGCCCACGCGTTTGACGAGTTGAACTGCGTCGCAGTGGAATTCCGCACCCACTTCTTCAACTCGGTGAGCCGCGCCGCGATCGAGCGCCTTGGTGCCAAGCTCGACGGTGTGCTGCGTAGCCATCAGCTGTTGCCGGACGGATCACGCCGCGACACCGTCGTGTATTCGATTCTGGACATCGAGTGGCCGGCCGTGCGGTCCAACCTGGAATTCCAGTTGGACCGGCACGGCTGA
- a CDS encoding winged helix-turn-helix transcriptional regulator, translating into MLSLLGDEWTLLIVQRALLGARRYGDFQAALPVSNAVLSGRLQSLTADGLLERSQYQSNPPRSEYLPTAKGRSLWPMLTSIWEWERRWVPEHAEPLPHMFHSACASAFQPVTTCRTCGASAGGKDVAAQWGPSGSWQRSIPSGSNRRRSSARRSGAALLFPQTMSVVGDRWAFALLVAAFVGVSRFTDLQAQLGAPPTTIAGRLSVFTDEGILVQDDGRYQLTDKGLAFFPVLVCALAWAQRWFPSPEGPAVVLTHTACGHTFTPALDCDHCGKRLRAAQIVAVP; encoded by the coding sequence ATGCTGAGCCTGCTCGGCGACGAGTGGACGCTGCTCATCGTGCAGCGCGCGCTTCTGGGCGCGCGGCGCTACGGCGATTTCCAGGCCGCCCTGCCGGTGTCCAATGCCGTGCTGTCGGGTCGGCTTCAGTCGCTGACCGCCGACGGACTGCTGGAACGCAGCCAGTACCAGAGCAACCCGCCGCGGTCGGAGTACCTGCCGACCGCCAAGGGACGATCGCTGTGGCCGATGCTGACCTCGATCTGGGAATGGGAACGCCGGTGGGTGCCCGAGCACGCCGAACCGCTGCCCCACATGTTCCACTCGGCGTGCGCCAGCGCGTTCCAGCCCGTCACGACCTGCCGGACGTGCGGTGCATCCGCCGGCGGGAAAGACGTTGCCGCGCAGTGGGGGCCGAGCGGATCCTGGCAGCGGTCGATCCCGTCGGGCAGCAACCGCCGGCGCTCCAGCGCCAGGCGCTCGGGCGCCGCGCTGCTGTTCCCCCAGACGATGAGCGTGGTCGGCGACCGGTGGGCGTTCGCACTGCTGGTCGCGGCGTTCGTCGGGGTCAGCCGGTTCACCGACTTGCAGGCTCAGCTGGGTGCGCCACCGACCACCATCGCCGGGCGGCTGTCGGTGTTCACCGACGAGGGCATCCTCGTCCAGGACGACGGGCGCTACCAACTGACCGACAAGGGGCTGGCGTTCTTTCCGGTACTGGTGTGCGCGCTGGCGTGGGCACAACGCTGGTTCCCGTCCCCCGAAGGCCCCGCGGTGGTGCTGACCCATACGGCGTGCGGGCACACCTTCACCCCGGCGCTCGACTGCGATCACTGCGGCAAGCGGCTGCGTGCCGCCCAGATCGTCGCGGTGCCGTGA
- a CDS encoding 3-keto-5-aminohexanoate cleavage protein, which translates to MSDSAEPQSPKTAVTPKIYVKACINGARTPDQHPNLPVTPEQLAAEAVAAHAAGARAVHMHPKDRNGVDSLRAAEVDAAVAAVRHAVPGLPLGVTTGFWALPDAGRRLKAVEEWSVLPDFASLNWHEPGSPELAELLLSRGLGVEVGIFHVEAARSWAASDIKDHCMRVMIELGADGDVATADEILDLVAAAGSPAPVLLHGLDESCWPLLEHAGVRGLQTRIGMEDTLVLPDGSVADGNAALVAAAVELLSR; encoded by the coding sequence ATGTCGGACAGTGCCGAACCCCAGAGCCCGAAGACCGCCGTGACGCCGAAGATCTATGTCAAGGCGTGCATCAACGGTGCACGCACCCCCGATCAGCACCCGAACCTGCCGGTCACCCCCGAGCAGCTCGCCGCGGAGGCCGTGGCCGCGCATGCCGCGGGTGCGCGGGCGGTGCACATGCATCCCAAGGACCGCAACGGGGTGGATTCGCTGCGCGCCGCCGAGGTCGACGCCGCGGTCGCTGCGGTGCGGCACGCCGTGCCGGGCCTGCCGCTGGGTGTGACGACCGGGTTCTGGGCGCTGCCCGACGCGGGTCGGCGACTCAAAGCGGTCGAGGAGTGGAGCGTGCTGCCGGACTTCGCGTCCCTGAACTGGCATGAGCCCGGGTCCCCGGAGCTGGCCGAGTTGCTGCTCAGCCGCGGGCTGGGCGTCGAGGTCGGCATCTTCCACGTCGAGGCCGCGCGGTCCTGGGCGGCTTCGGACATCAAGGATCACTGCATGCGGGTGATGATCGAGCTGGGTGCTGACGGCGACGTCGCCACCGCGGACGAGATACTGGACCTGGTCGCGGCCGCCGGGTCGCCCGCGCCGGTGCTGCTGCACGGTCTGGATGAAAGCTGTTGGCCGCTGCTGGAACACGCCGGGGTCCGCGGTCTGCAGACCCGCATCGGGATGGAGGACACCCTGGTGCTGCCCGATGGGTCGGTGGCCGACGGAAACGCCGCGCTGGTCGCGGCCGCGGTCGAATTGCTCAGTCGGTAG
- a CDS encoding cyclopropane mycolic acid synthase family methyltransferase — protein sequence MPNTSTEQPDATAQSAWLAKSAAETRGSDKKEVQFHYDISNDFFKLWQDPSQTYSCAYFEKDDYTLEQAQLAKVDLSLGKLGLEPGMTLLDIGCGWGSTIQRAVEKYDVNVIGLTLSENQKQHIEQNRFPNIDTTRSMEVRLQPWEEFDGSNTHVDRIVSIGAFEHFGFNKYDDYMKNTYSWLPDDGVQMLHTIIIPSDEEIKAKKLPLTMSKVRFIKFIMDEIYPGGRLPLAAQVTDAAKRNGYTVTLEQHLQPHYVKTLDAWAANLKDKKDEAVAITSEEIYERFYKYLTGCADLFREGYTDVVQFTLEKR from the coding sequence ATGCCGAACACTTCCACCGAACAGCCCGACGCCACCGCCCAGTCGGCGTGGTTGGCGAAGTCCGCGGCCGAGACGCGCGGCTCGGACAAGAAGGAAGTCCAGTTCCACTACGACATCTCCAACGACTTCTTCAAGCTCTGGCAGGACCCGTCGCAGACCTACAGCTGCGCGTACTTCGAGAAGGACGACTACACGCTTGAGCAGGCACAGCTCGCGAAAGTGGATCTGTCCCTGGGCAAACTCGGCCTCGAGCCGGGGATGACGCTGCTCGACATCGGGTGCGGCTGGGGCTCGACCATTCAGCGCGCCGTCGAGAAGTACGACGTGAACGTCATCGGCCTGACGCTGTCGGAGAACCAGAAGCAGCACATCGAGCAGAACCGGTTCCCGAACATCGACACCACCCGCAGCATGGAGGTTCGGCTGCAGCCGTGGGAGGAGTTCGACGGCTCGAACACCCACGTCGACCGGATCGTGTCGATCGGCGCGTTCGAGCACTTCGGCTTCAACAAGTACGACGACTACATGAAGAACACCTACAGCTGGCTGCCCGACGACGGCGTGCAGATGCTGCACACGATCATCATTCCCAGCGATGAAGAGATCAAGGCCAAGAAGCTGCCGCTGACCATGTCGAAGGTGCGCTTCATCAAATTCATCATGGACGAGATCTATCCCGGTGGCCGTCTACCGCTGGCCGCTCAGGTGACCGACGCCGCCAAGCGCAACGGCTACACCGTCACCCTGGAACAGCACCTTCAGCCGCACTACGTCAAGACCCTCGACGCCTGGGCCGCGAACCTCAAGGACAAGAAGGACGAGGCCGTCGCGATCACCTCCGAGGAGATCTACGAGCGGTTCTACAAGTACCTGACCGGTTGCGCTGACCTGTTCCGCGAGGGCTACACCGACGTCGTCCAGTTCACGCTGGAGAAAAGGTGA